A stretch of the Hippocampus zosterae strain Florida chromosome 16, ASM2543408v3, whole genome shotgun sequence genome encodes the following:
- the LOC127588797 gene encoding LOW QUALITY PROTEIN: uncharacterized protein LOC127588797 (The sequence of the model RefSeq protein was modified relative to this genomic sequence to represent the inferred CDS: inserted 1 base in 1 codon), producing the protein MDPADIGKVLSALSHQEQLRSQQDQALSELRGAVSMLAHKFDDYEPRVVKLEGRRAPTPEVRHVTQEVPVQSPPFNREPMLPHPPRYGGEHGCSIILCGEERLLELRQGRQFVADYSIDFRILAAQSGYDERALCGLFRRGLNNTLKDELTTRDTSSNLEELIDLSLLLDNRLRERSREHGSGWFPFQHTADHGASHEITQTTGSGDHPSARRAAAREEPMQLGGGSSSPEERLRRFEDQACSSCGLQGHRAAFCPSEPQPPTPVEYCESRPRAESRAPQRVDSRPGHPRRLELEGEIYGASRARQIRALIDSGSDDCLLDTDIASEIGCLTEELAKKKRVHDLDGRLLEVVTQITEPLKLRLSGNHVEHRCFYLMHFRAVPVILGLPWLKTDNPIISWNRPAIEICSPFCHEHYLRSAVAGHMRVCNNAPEVICLDGVSSYYHDLKQVFSKDCDRSLPPHFPYDCAIDLQVGVPQPSSRLYQVSRPEQEALRDYINSSLAASLIRPSRSPLGAGFFFVEKKDKSLRPRVDYRGLNDITIKNKYPLPLLDSAFAPFQSATIFSKLDLXLVRVREGDEWKMAFKTPLGHFEYLVMPFGLTNAPAVFQRRVNDVLRDMLNVFCFVYLDDILIFSRSLQEHKQHVRLVLQRLLENRLFVKAEKCKFHVQTISFLGFIIEQGKLRADPVKTRAVVEWPTPTSRKELQRFLGFANFCRRFIRNYSQQALPLTRLTSVKLPFKWHPDANTAFTNLKRAFTNPPVLQHPYPDHPFVVEVDASDSGVGAVLSQRSPVDQKLHPCAFFYRRLSAAEANYDVGNRELLAVVAALHEWRHWLKGTKEPFTVFTDHKNLEYIRSKNTKPDALSRLHDPVEKDPTPGSILSENCILGALRWEIERRIQEAQNGAQVPAECPAEKLFAPPSLRSEPLGGSPFMTAYGYQPPLFPSQKGQVEVPSVQFHLKRAHRMWREARSALSRTASRNRQIADRLRRPAPTYVVGQKAWLATRDLRLASTSGKLGPRFTGPFVVDSVIGPVTVKLRLPASMKVHMKVPRLADQASSDLSCSVFCRPHTCCLFVSDFTCYI; encoded by the exons atggatcccgcagacattggGAAGGTCTTGTCGGCTCTGTCCCATCAAGAGCAGCTTAGGAGTCAGCAGGACCAAGCCCTTTCAGAGctccgcggcgcggtttccatgctggctcacaagTTCGATGATTACGAACCTCGCGTAGTAAAATTAGAAGGACGGAGAGCACCTACCCCGGAGGTCCGACATGTTACACAGGAGGTACCCGTCCAGTCCCCTCCATTTAATAGGGAACCAATGCTTCCACACCCTCCACGTTATGGAGGCGAGCATG ggtgttccatcatcctgTGCGGGGAAGAGAGGCTATTAGAGCTCCGCCAAGGAAGACAATTCGTGGCGGACTATTCCATTGactttcgcattttggccgcccaaAGTGGCTATGACGAGcgggcgctgtgtggcttgTTTCGTCGCGGACTAAACAATACGCTTAAAGACGAACTGACCACCCGCGACACCAgttccaacctggaggagttgaTCGATCTCTCTCTGCtcctggacaaccgcctgagagagcgGAGCCGAGAGCACGGAAGTGGTTGGTTCCCGTTCCAGCATACAGCGGACCACGGTGCATCACACGAGATCACTCAAACAACTGGGTCCGGGGACCACCCCAGCGCCCGGAGGGCTGCCGCcagggaggagccgatgcagctggggggCGGAAGTTCCAGTCCGGAGGAGAGACTGCGCCGGTTCGAGGACCAGGCATGTTCCAGCTGTGGTCTACAAGGACATCGAGCCGCATTCTGCCCATCGGAACCTCAACCGCCTACGCCCgttgagtactgtgagtcacgaccccgcgctGAATCTCGAGCACCTCAGAGAGTCGACTCTCGGCCGGGACACCCCAGGAGACTTGAACTCGAGGGAGAGATCTACGGGGCGTCTCGGGCACGACAGAtcagggctctgatagactcgggttCCGATGACTGCTTACTGGACACAGACATTGCCTCAGAGATAGGCTGTTTGACCGAGGAATTAGCCAAAAAGAAACGGGTTcacgatctcgatgggcgccttcTGGAGGTGGTAACTCAGATCACCGAACCCCTGAAGCTCAGATTATCAGGGAATCACGTTGAACACCGATGTTTTTATCTGATGCATTTCCGAGCAGTTCCtgttattctcggcttgccctggctcaagacagaCAACCCGATTATCTCATGGAACCGCCCGGCCATAGAAATATGTAGCCCGTTTTGTCATGAGCATTATTTGCGGTCGGCCGTAGCGGGGCATATGCGTGTCTGTAACAATGCCCCTGAAGTCATCTGCCTTGACGGGGTGTCTAGTTACTATCACGACTTGAAACAGGTTTTTAGCAAGGATTGCGACCGATCTTTGCCTCCGCACTTTCCGTACGACTgtgccatagacctgcaggtggGCGTCCCGCAGCCGAGCTCCCGATTATATCAGGTGTCTCGTCCAGAACAAGAGGCATTGAGGGACTATATTaatagctcgctcgctgcaaGTCTTATCAGACCATCACGATCACCGTTAGGTGCCGGGTTCTTCTTCGTAgagaagaaggacaagtcgtTGCGGCCGCGTGTGGATTATCGTGGGCTAAATGACATtacgattaaaaataaatacccccTGCCGTTGTTAGATTCCGCTTTTGCTCCCTTTCAatcggccaccattttctcaaaattagact atCTGGTTCGCGTGCGTGaaggggacgaatggaagatggcttttaagaccccattagggcattttgaatatttagtcatgcctttcggttTGACTAATGCTCCCGCTGTCTTCCAGAGGCGagtcaacgacgtgttgagggACATgctgaatgtattttgttttgtttacctcgatgatattttgattttctcccggtcattaCAGGAGCACAAACAGCATGTCAGGCTCGTTTTACAacgtttattagagaacaggctcttcgtcaaggcagagaagtgtaaGTTCCATGTACAAACCATCTCGTTCCTGGGATTTATCATTGAGCAGGGTAAGCTGAGAGCCGACCCCGTAAAGACCAGGGCAGTGGTGGAGTGGCCTACACCCACCAGCCGCAAGGAACTacaacgcttcttggggtttgCCAACTTTTGCAGAAGATTCATCCGTAACTATAGCCAACAGGCTCTTCCATTAACCAGGTTGACTTCTGTTAAGCTCCCGTTCAAATGGCACCCGGACGCAAACACAGCGTTCACAAACTTAAAAAGAGCCTTCACTAATCCACCTGTACTGCAACATCCTTATCCTGACCAcccgtttgtcgtagaggtggacgcctcggattcaggagtGGGGGCAGTTTTGTCTCAACGTTCTCCGgttgaccagaagctgcacccctgcgcctttttctatCGTCGtctcagtgccgccgaggcgAATTACGACGTGGGAAACCGTGAACTTTTAGCTGTGGTTGCAGCACTACatgaatggagacactggctcaaGGGGACTAAGGAACCCTTCACTGTTTTTACAGACCATAAAAACCTGGAGTACATTCG ATCCAAAAATACCAAGCCTGATGCCCTCTCCCGCCTCCACGATCCCGTGGAAAAGGACCCCACACCAGGATCCATCCTTTCCGAAAATTGCATCCTGGGGGCTTTGAGGTGGGAGATCGAGCGGAGGATTCAGGAGGCTCAAAATGGGGCCCAAGTCCCGGCTGAATGTCCCGCAGAGAAGCTGTTTGCGCCTCCATCACTGCGGTcggag ccactgggcGGGTCCcctttcatgacggcctacgggtatcagccaccgctgttcccgtcccagaaGGGACAGGTGGAGGTTCCGTCGGTGCAGTTCCACCTCAAACGGGCCCATCGCATGTGGAGGGAGGCCAGGTCCGCATTGTCCCGCACCGCATccaggaaccggcagatcgcagaccGTCTGCGACGCCCTGCACCGACctatgtggtggggcagaaggcgtggctggctacgagggaccTGCGCTTGGCCAGCACGTCTGGCAAGCTGGGGCCCCgttttactggaccgttcgtggtggacTCCGTCATCGGCCCCGTCACAGTGAAGCTCCGGTTGCcagcctccatgaaggtccacatGAAGGTTCCACGTCTCGCTGATCAAGCCAGTAGCGACCTTTCATGTTCCGTATTCTGCCGgccgcacacctgctgcctatttgtcagTGATttcacctgctatatctag